In a single window of the Cydia pomonella isolate Wapato2018A chromosome 2, ilCydPomo1, whole genome shotgun sequence genome:
- the LOC133515591 gene encoding uncharacterized protein LOC133515591, with protein MVQRTVYSRISVRIAEEKQLLAEEKWIINALTKVRKERNRLQIDRLELENQKMQLMKRSRSQATPARPETPSEKVMKLMNSASTSGPIPELEDLAHEISKEALCNEQELNLTVTNPILSLNYNNMVEEEVDSEGSDDADRVLLDMNMFMNGDPYGKPEKNK; from the exons ATGGTCCAGAGAACAGTGTACTCGCGCATCAGTGTTCGTATAGCTGAGGAAAAACAGCTCTTAGCAGAAGAGAAATGGATCATCAACGCCCTTACCAAAGTTCGCAAGGAGCGCAATCGTTTACAG ATTGACAGATTGGAACTAGAAAACCAAAAGATGCAGCTAATGAAACGGTCCCGCTCCCAAGCAACACCGGCACGGCCCGAGACGCCATCAGAAAAGGTCATGAAGCTGATGAACTCAGCAAGCACTAGTGGTCCAATCCCGGAGCTCGAGGATCTTGCTCATGAGATCAGCAAGGAGGCTCTCTGCAATGAGCAGGAGCTTAATCTTACTGTTACTAATCCTATATTGA GTCTCAACTACAACAACATGGTGGAAGAAGAAGTGGACTCTGAAGGCTCAGACGACGCTGACAGAGTATTACTGGACATGAACATGTTCATGAATGGGGACCCTTATGGAAAACCCGAGAAGAACAAATAG
- the LOC133531018 gene encoding uncharacterized protein LOC133531018, giving the protein MSFDSNYSDDDYCAGYEFCSRRSSFPGVLPFDPLSLENLILSMVDKFDFRVLMNNERTRDAMLVTAGFALAGGLIGKMYGGRMGAAVGGAVGGACGIGVVAISMREVWKEVRPKFADVFDLVYDYLAGLGIKDYASAALFLANANPQTTVLAKMILESSSQILGKQLVSNLGSITSA; this is encoded by the exons ATGTCTTTCGATAGTAATTATAGCGATGATGATTATTGCGCGGGCTACGAATTTTGTTCGCGACGCAGCTCGTTTCCTGGAGTGCTACCTTTTGATCCCTTATCGCTCGAAAACTTGATTTTGTCGATGGTTGATAAATTCGACTTCCGCGTGTTAATGAATAATGAGCGAACTAGGGATGCTATGCTGGTAACCGCGGGGTTCGCTTTAGCTGGGGGCCTGATTGGAAAGATGTACGGGGGACGCATGGGAGCGGCCGTTGGTGGAGCCGTTGGTGGTGCTTGTGGAATTGGTGTCGTCG CTATTTCTATGCGGGAAGTATGGAAAGAAGTTCGCCCCAAGTTCGCAGACGTGTTCGACCTTGTCTACGACTACCTGGCTGGTCTGGGGATTAAAGATTACGCAAGCGCCGCCTTATTTCTGGCTAATGCGAACCCGCAAACCACGGTACTAGCCAAAATGATTTTGGAGAGTTCCTCGCAGATATTGGGAAAGCAATTGGTGTCTAATCTAGGTTCCATTACAAGTGCTTGA